In Saccharomyces cerevisiae S288C chromosome XV, complete sequence, the following proteins share a genomic window:
- the ENV9 gene encoding Env9p (Conserved oxidoreductase involved in lipid droplet morphology; mutant shows defects in CPY processing and vacuolar morphology; required for replication of Brome mosaic virus in S. cerevisiae, a model system for studying replication of positive-strand RNA viruses in their natural hosts; homologus to human RDH12 linked to Leber Congenital Amaurosis) — protein sequence MLDPRILPYYDPAVERKIAVVTGGNTGIGWYTVLHLYLHGFVVYICGRNSHKISKAIQEILAEAKKRCHEDDDGSSPGAGPGPSIQRLGSLHYIHLDLTDLKCVERAALKILKLEDHIDVLVNNAGIMAVPLEMTKDGFEVQLQTNYISHFIFTMRLLPLLRHCRGRIISLSSIGHHLEFMYWKLSKTWDYKPNMLFTWFRYAMSKTALIQCTKMLAIKYPDVLCLSVHPGLVMNTNLFSYWTRLPIVGIFFWLLFQVVGFFFGVSNEQGSLASLKCALDPNLSVEKDNGKYFTTGGKESKSSYVSNNVDEAASTWIWTVHQLRDRGFDI from the coding sequence GGTATTGGGTGGTATACTGTCTTGCATTTGTATTTGCATGGGTTTGTCGTTTATATTTGTGGGAGAAACTCTCACAAGATTTCGAAAGCAATCCAGGAGATACTGGCAGAAGCAAAGAAGAGGTGCCATGAAGATGACGACGGTTCAAGCCCAGGCGCGGGCCCAGGTCCAAGCATTCAGCGTCTAGGGTCACTGCACTATATCCATTTGGATTTGACAGACTTAAAATGTGTGGAGAGAGCGGCACTTAAAATTCTCAAGCTGGAAGACCACATAGACGTGCTTGTTAACAATGCAGGGATTATGGCGGTGCCCTTAGAAATGACGAAGGACGGATTTGAAGTGCAATTGCAGACTAACTACATTTCGCACTTCATCTTCACGATGAGATTATTGCCTTTACTGCGCCATTGTCGTGGCAGGATCATTTCCCTGTCCTCGATAGGCCATCATCTAGAGTTCATGTACTGGAAACTGAGCAAGACGTGGGATTACAAACCTAATATGCTTTTCACATGGTTTAGGTACGCGATGAGTAAAACCGCGCTAATCCAATGCACGAAGATGTTGGCCATCAAATACCCTGACGTTCTTTGTCTCTCCGTTCATCCGGGTCTGGTGATGAACACAAACTTATTCAGTTATTGGACAAGGTTACCCATCGTcggtattttcttttggctGTTGTTCCAGGTCGTAGGGTTCTTTTTCGGCGTATCGAACGAACAAGGTTCACTAGCTTCTTTGAAGTGTGCATTGGACCCGAATTTATCTGTCGAAAAAGATAACGGGAAGTACTTCACCACGGGGGGTAAAGAATCTAAATCGAGCTACGTTTCTAACAATGTCGACGAAGCGGCATCGACTTGGATCTGGACCGTTCATCAACTAAGAGACCGTGGTTTCGATATATAA